The following proteins are encoded in a genomic region of Synechococcus sp. CBW1002:
- the ychF gene encoding redox-regulated ATPase YchF — protein MLKAGIVGLPNVGKSTLFNALVANAKAEAANYPFCTIEPNSGVVAVPDPRLEQLSAVSGSKEIIPTRVEFVDIAGLVKGASQGEGLGNKFLANIREVDAIVHVVRCFENDDVIHVSGSVGPARDAEVINLELGLADLAQVEKRRERLKKQTRTNKEAQLEDGALARIQAVLEQGGAARTVEISEEEALLIKPLGLLTAKPIIYATNVSEDDLASGNAFVDEVKAVAAQEGAETVRISAQVEAELIELPEEERAEFLAGLGAEEGGLQSLIRATYSLLGLRTYFTTGEKETRAWTITAGMTAPQAAGVIHTDFERGFIRAQTIGYSQLLEAGSLVEARNRGWLRSEGKEYEVAEGDVMEFLFNV, from the coding sequence ATGCTCAAAGCCGGAATTGTGGGACTGCCCAACGTGGGCAAGTCAACCCTCTTCAACGCCCTCGTGGCCAACGCCAAGGCCGAGGCCGCCAACTACCCCTTCTGCACGATCGAACCCAATTCGGGCGTGGTTGCGGTGCCGGATCCTCGACTGGAGCAGCTGTCAGCTGTGAGCGGCAGTAAGGAGATCATCCCGACCCGTGTTGAGTTCGTCGACATCGCCGGCCTGGTCAAGGGGGCCAGCCAGGGGGAGGGACTGGGCAACAAATTCCTGGCCAACATCCGCGAAGTCGATGCGATCGTCCACGTGGTGCGCTGCTTCGAGAACGACGATGTGATTCACGTCTCCGGTTCGGTAGGTCCTGCCCGTGATGCCGAGGTGATCAACCTCGAGCTGGGGCTGGCCGATCTGGCCCAGGTGGAGAAGCGGCGCGAGCGGCTCAAGAAGCAGACCCGTACCAATAAGGAAGCGCAGCTCGAGGACGGAGCTCTTGCCCGCATCCAGGCCGTGCTGGAGCAGGGTGGAGCGGCCCGCACGGTGGAGATCAGCGAAGAGGAGGCCCTGCTGATCAAGCCCCTGGGCCTGCTCACCGCCAAGCCGATCATCTACGCCACCAATGTGAGCGAGGACGACCTTGCCTCCGGCAATGCCTTCGTCGACGAAGTGAAGGCCGTTGCTGCTCAGGAGGGCGCCGAGACCGTGCGCATTTCCGCCCAGGTGGAGGCCGAGCTGATCGAGCTGCCTGAGGAGGAGCGAGCTGAGTTCCTGGCCGGTCTTGGGGCGGAGGAAGGTGGGCTGCAAAGCCTGATCCGCGCCACCTATTCCTTGCTCGGATTGCGCACGTACTTCACCACGGGTGAAAAGGAGACCCGCGCCTGGACGATCACGGCCGGTATGACGGCGCCACAGGCCGCGGGAGTGATCCACACCGATTTTGAGCGGGGCTTCATCCGCGCCCAGACGATCGGCTATAGCCAGCTTCTGGAGGCCGGTTCCCTGGTGGAGGCGCGCAATCGTGGCTGGCTTCGCAGCGAAGGCAAGGAGTACGAAGTCGCCGAAGGTGATGTCATGGAATTCTTGTTCAATGTCTGA
- the wecB gene encoding non-hydrolyzing UDP-N-acetylglucosamine 2-epimerase, which yields MPLVTIVLGTRPEAIKLAPVIRAFQQAPDLTTRVVLTGQHREMVSQVMELFGLQADHDLALMAPKQTLTHVTCAALQGLEQEFTEHRPDLVLVQGDTTTAFSSALAAFYGQIPVGHVEAGLRTDNLLDPFPEEANRRLISQLAQLHFAPTAQSASNLRASGVVGDILTTGNTVIDALLLMAETAPDWDLPGLDWSRQRVLLATVHRRENWGERLQQIGQGFLDLLERFPDTALLLPLHRNPTVREPLQALLGDHPRAFLTEPLDYDRLVAAMRGCALLLTDSGGLQEEAPALGKPVLVLRRTTERPEAVEAGTARLIGTNRGDILREASRLLEDPAAYAVMAQAHNPFGDGQASGRILEAARSFLNGGDAQSACP from the coding sequence ATGCCACTGGTCACGATCGTGCTGGGCACCAGGCCGGAGGCGATCAAACTGGCCCCGGTGATCCGTGCCTTTCAGCAGGCCCCGGACCTGACCACCCGCGTGGTGCTCACCGGACAGCACCGCGAGATGGTGAGCCAGGTGATGGAGCTGTTCGGCCTGCAGGCCGATCACGATCTGGCACTGATGGCTCCCAAGCAGACCCTCACCCACGTGACCTGCGCCGCCCTCCAGGGCCTGGAACAGGAATTCACCGAGCACCGCCCTGATCTGGTGCTGGTCCAGGGCGACACCACCACGGCCTTCTCCTCAGCCCTGGCGGCCTTCTATGGCCAGATCCCCGTTGGGCATGTGGAAGCAGGCCTGCGCACCGACAACCTGCTTGACCCCTTCCCTGAGGAGGCCAATCGCCGGCTGATCTCCCAGCTCGCCCAGCTTCACTTCGCGCCGACGGCGCAATCGGCCAGCAATCTGCGCGCCTCCGGCGTGGTGGGCGACATTCTCACCACCGGCAACACGGTGATCGATGCTCTGCTGCTGATGGCGGAGACGGCCCCGGACTGGGATCTGCCCGGCCTCGACTGGAGCAGGCAGCGGGTGCTCCTGGCCACGGTGCACCGTCGCGAGAACTGGGGCGAACGGCTGCAGCAGATCGGCCAGGGTTTTCTCGATCTTCTGGAGCGTTTTCCCGACACAGCCCTGCTGCTGCCGCTGCATCGCAACCCCACCGTGCGGGAGCCCCTGCAGGCCCTGCTGGGCGACCATCCCCGCGCCTTCCTCACCGAACCGCTCGACTACGACAGGTTGGTGGCGGCGATGCGGGGCTGCGCGCTGCTGCTGACCGATTCGGGCGGCCTCCAGGAGGAGGCTCCAGCCCTCGGCAAGCCGGTGCTGGTGCTGCGCCGCACCACCGAGCGTCCCGAAGCGGTGGAGGCCGGCACGGCCCGTCTGATCGGCACCAACAGGGGCGACATCCTGCGGGAGGCCAGTCGCCTGCTGGAGGATCCCGCGGCCTACGCGGTCATGGCCCAGGCCCACAACCCCTTCGGCGATGGGCAGGCCAGCGGACGCATCCTGGAGGCCGCTCGCAGTTTTCTCAATGGCGGGGACGCTCAGTCGGCCTGTCCCTAG
- a CDS encoding IS630 family transposase, which yields MALGRPMPPLVLSEDEVQQLRALANSRSLPHSIVQRAQIVLACGAGETNTAIAKRMGLTGMTVGKWRKRYRELGLEGLHDELRPGRPRTYEDDTVAEVINRALQTKPTDGSTQWSARSLAAATGISKTTVHRWLQTFSVQPHRQKSFKLSTDPFFVEKVRDIVGLYLNPPDKAMVLCVDEKTQIQALDRTQPLLPMGLGYVEGVTHDYIRHGTTTLFAALDVATGEVITQCKPRHRHQEFLGFLRQIEKSVPEELDVHLIVDNYCTHKHAKVRAWLAQRPRFHVHYTPTYASWINQVERWFGIITQRAIRRGSFSSVKELISKIEQFVAAYNKTKAPFNWTATADSILEKLQRLCSQISGTAH from the coding sequence GTGGCGCTTGGTCGTCCGATGCCTCCGCTGGTCCTCAGCGAGGACGAGGTTCAGCAGTTGCGGGCCCTTGCAAATTCCCGGTCGTTGCCGCATTCGATCGTGCAGCGCGCTCAGATCGTGCTGGCCTGCGGTGCCGGCGAGACCAACACCGCCATCGCCAAACGGATGGGGCTGACGGGGATGACCGTTGGCAAGTGGCGCAAGCGGTACCGGGAGCTGGGCCTGGAGGGCCTGCATGACGAGCTGCGGCCGGGTAGGCCTCGCACCTACGAGGACGACACGGTGGCGGAGGTGATCAACCGGGCACTGCAGACCAAGCCCACCGATGGCAGCACCCAGTGGTCTGCGCGCTCCCTCGCGGCTGCCACCGGCATCTCCAAAACCACCGTTCACCGCTGGCTGCAGACTTTCTCGGTCCAGCCCCACCGGCAGAAGTCGTTCAAGCTCTCCACCGACCCGTTCTTTGTGGAGAAGGTCCGCGACATCGTCGGCCTGTACCTGAACCCTCCGGATAAGGCGATGGTGCTCTGCGTCGACGAGAAGACGCAGATCCAGGCACTGGACCGCACCCAGCCGCTGTTGCCCATGGGCCTGGGTTACGTGGAGGGCGTCACCCACGACTACATCCGCCACGGCACCACCACGCTGTTCGCTGCTCTGGATGTGGCAACAGGCGAGGTGATCACCCAATGCAAGCCCCGCCATAGGCATCAGGAGTTCCTGGGGTTCCTGCGCCAGATCGAGAAGTCGGTCCCCGAGGAGCTTGATGTCCACTTGATCGTCGACAACTACTGCACCCACAAGCACGCCAAGGTGAGGGCCTGGCTGGCGCAGCGGCCCCGCTTCCACGTGCACTACACACCGACCTACGCCTCCTGGATCAACCAGGTGGAGCGTTGGTTTGGGATCATCACCCAGCGGGCGATCCGACGCGGCAGCTTCTCCAGCGTCAAGGAGTTGATCTCCAAGATCGAGCAATTCGTGGCGGCCTACAACAAGACCAAGGCGCCGTTCAACTGGACGGCCACAGCGGATTCAATCCTGGAGAAGCTCCAGCGACTTTGCTCGCAGATCTCCGGGACGGCACACTAG
- a CDS encoding Photosystem I reaction center subunit III — MRRLFAVVLSAFLIFGFAPSARADVAGLTPCAESPRFQQRAGAAQTEQAKARFAMYSKAVCGTDGLPHLIVDGRWSHAGDFMIPGIAFLYVAGCIGWAGRSYLQAIRGTKDATTKEIQIDLSLALKSTLAAASWPIAAFGEFTSGKLLESDNKVTVSPR; from the coding sequence ATGCGCCGTCTATTCGCCGTCGTTCTTTCCGCCTTTCTCATCTTTGGCTTCGCTCCGTCCGCCAGGGCTGATGTAGCCGGTTTGACCCCCTGTGCCGAGAGCCCGCGGTTCCAGCAGCGGGCCGGCGCCGCCCAGACCGAGCAGGCCAAAGCTCGCTTTGCGATGTACAGCAAGGCCGTCTGCGGCACCGATGGTCTGCCCCACCTGATTGTGGATGGCCGCTGGAGCCACGCCGGAGACTTCATGATCCCTGGAATCGCCTTCCTGTATGTCGCCGGTTGCATCGGCTGGGCTGGGCGCTCCTACCTGCAGGCCATCCGTGGCACCAAGGACGCCACCACCAAGGAAATCCAGATTGATCTCTCCCTGGCCCTGAAGAGCACCCTGGCAGCCGCCAGCTGGCCGATTGCCGCTTTTGGTGAATTCACCAGCGGCAAACTGCTCGAGTCCGACAACAAGGTCACCGTGTCGCCCCGCTGA
- a CDS encoding efflux RND transporter periplasmic adaptor subunit produces MDGLTGSPSVKPLWRRRRLWAGTLAVLVGLSGTAVWLRQSGQKGRNLDPYTVLARQGSLPSVVSASGELDAVRRVNVSPKRQGLLQELYVEEGDRVRQGQALALMDSGDLNERLKELQANLSSAEAQLARTRSEWERRRQLFASQAISADDYQRALGAFHVDEANVAAARQRLEQRQVERDELIVRAPFDGVITQRFADPGAFVTPTTTASATAGATSSSVVELAQGLEVLAKVPENDIGRLRVGQMASVRVDAFPDQRFAARVRRIAPRAIKLNNVTSFEVKLQLIDPPPELRIGMTADIDFQAGQLRSETLVPTVAVVTEAGKPGVLRVGPEREPTFQPVELGSSSGKDTQIITGLKPGERVFIDLPPWASKRPQTD; encoded by the coding sequence ATCGACGGGCTCACCGGGAGCCCGTCAGTCAAGCCCCTCTGGCGACGGCGACGTCTCTGGGCCGGCACCCTGGCAGTGCTGGTCGGTCTGAGCGGCACGGCGGTCTGGTTGCGTCAGTCGGGCCAGAAGGGCCGCAATCTCGATCCATACACCGTGCTGGCCCGCCAGGGCTCCCTTCCCAGTGTGGTGAGCGCCAGCGGCGAACTGGATGCGGTCAGGCGGGTGAACGTGAGCCCGAAGCGGCAGGGGCTGCTGCAGGAGCTCTACGTCGAGGAGGGCGACCGGGTGCGGCAAGGCCAGGCTCTCGCCCTGATGGACTCGGGTGATCTCAATGAACGCCTGAAGGAACTGCAGGCCAATCTGAGCTCGGCCGAGGCCCAGCTGGCCCGCACCCGCAGTGAATGGGAGCGCCGCCGCCAGCTGTTCGCCAGCCAGGCGATCAGCGCTGACGACTATCAGCGGGCCCTGGGGGCCTTTCACGTGGATGAGGCCAACGTGGCGGCGGCTCGTCAGCGGCTGGAGCAGCGTCAGGTGGAACGGGATGAGCTGATCGTGCGGGCCCCCTTCGATGGGGTGATCACCCAGCGGTTCGCTGACCCTGGCGCCTTCGTGACACCCACCACCACAGCGTCGGCCACGGCCGGTGCCACCAGTTCCTCGGTGGTGGAGCTGGCCCAGGGGCTGGAGGTGCTGGCCAAGGTGCCCGAGAATGACATCGGTCGGCTACGGGTGGGCCAGATGGCCAGCGTGCGGGTGGATGCCTTCCCCGATCAGCGCTTTGCGGCCCGGGTGCGGCGCATCGCGCCGCGTGCGATCAAACTCAACAATGTCACCTCCTTTGAGGTGAAACTGCAGCTGATCGATCCGCCGCCGGAGCTGCGCATCGGCATGACCGCCGACATTGATTTTCAGGCCGGTCAGCTGCGCTCCGAGACCCTGGTGCCCACCGTGGCGGTGGTGACCGAAGCAGGCAAACCTGGTGTGCTCAGGGTCGGCCCCGAGCGCGAGCCCACCTTCCAGCCCGTGGAGCTCGGATCCAGCAGCGGCAAGGACACCCAGATCATCACAGGCCTCAAGCCTGGTGAACGGGTGTTCATCGATCTTCCTCCCTGGGCCAGCAAGCGTCCGCAGACGGACTGA
- the tsaD gene encoding tRNA (adenosine(37)-N6)-threonylcarbamoyltransferase complex transferase subunit TsaD encodes MATILALETSCDESAAAIVRDRTVLAHAVASQVEEHARFGGVVPEIASRRHVEALPQLIATVLSESSVALPQLDAVAATVAPGLVGALLVGSVTGRTLARLHGLPFLGMHHLEAHLCSVQLGSPLTPGPHLVLLVSGGHTELIRVEGPGRYQPLGRSHDDAAGEAFDKVARLLGLAYPGGPAIQAAAEAGDPHRFALPKGRVSRPEGGFYPYDFSFSGLKTAMLRLVRSLEASGEPLPVADLAASFEQVVADVLVDRSCRCARDQGLATIVLVGGVAANRRLRQRMEQSCAEADLQWRLAPLAFCTDNAAMVGVAAAQRFSQGCRSPMDLGVAPRLPLVQAERLYEATACF; translated from the coding sequence ATGGCCACGATTCTTGCCCTCGAAACAAGTTGTGACGAGTCGGCAGCGGCGATTGTGCGGGATCGCACCGTTCTGGCCCATGCCGTGGCTTCTCAGGTTGAGGAACATGCGCGCTTCGGCGGCGTGGTGCCTGAAATCGCCTCGCGACGGCATGTGGAGGCGCTGCCCCAGCTGATCGCCACCGTGCTGTCCGAGAGCAGTGTGGCGCTCCCTCAGCTGGATGCGGTCGCCGCCACGGTGGCGCCGGGCCTGGTGGGAGCCCTACTGGTGGGATCGGTCACGGGCCGCACCCTGGCCCGCCTGCATGGATTGCCGTTTCTGGGCATGCATCACCTTGAGGCGCACCTCTGCTCGGTGCAGCTCGGATCTCCGCTGACGCCGGGGCCCCATCTGGTGCTGCTGGTGAGTGGTGGCCACACCGAACTGATCCGGGTCGAGGGTCCCGGGCGCTATCAACCCCTGGGCCGCAGCCATGACGACGCCGCCGGCGAGGCCTTCGACAAGGTGGCTCGCCTGCTCGGATTGGCCTACCCCGGAGGACCCGCCATTCAGGCCGCTGCCGAAGCGGGCGATCCCCATCGTTTTGCCCTGCCCAAAGGGCGGGTGTCGAGGCCGGAGGGAGGCTTCTACCCCTATGACTTCAGCTTCAGCGGCCTGAAGACAGCCATGCTGCGCCTCGTGAGGTCGCTCGAGGCCTCGGGTGAGCCGCTGCCCGTGGCAGATCTGGCGGCGAGCTTTGAGCAGGTGGTGGCGGACGTGCTGGTGGACCGCAGCTGCCGCTGTGCCCGCGATCAGGGCCTGGCCACGATCGTGCTGGTAGGCGGTGTGGCGGCGAACCGCCGCCTGCGGCAACGGATGGAGCAGAGCTGCGCCGAGGCCGATCTGCAATGGCGTCTGGCGCCGCTGGCATTCTGCACCGACAATGCCGCCATGGTGGGGGTGGCGGCGGCCCAGAGATTCTCGCAGGGCTGCCGCAGCCCCATGGATCTGGGGGTGGCGCCGCGGTTGCCGCTGGTGCAGGCGGAGCGCCTGTATGAGGCAACAGCTTGTTTCTGA
- a CDS encoding EAL domain-containing protein, producing the protein MAELLTNQDLDIEFQPILSLRHQSVVGIEALARPRTMGLVQMFLEAETTGRMLELDRLCRLKALESYSRLRFAEGCRPLLFLNFESSVIDRGVLGSGWLLERVKASGLEPSDVVIEVNESRVHDLESLRDFVDTYRRHSFLIALDDLGAGDSNLPRIAQLRPHIIKLDRHLVAHVDRDFFKQETIKSLVNLSRSIGCMVLAEGVETHAEVDTCASLGAELLQGFFFARARKAEQLDLPSLLEPLTQATRRQRIHATDSLKARRQQSLDLQRLAQQGCAGLQKAKRQDFDAALWELVANNTGIEAAYLLDDQGIQVSETHMASDVTVLPSVPSRRSASKVAGASPGLNPLWPSS; encoded by the coding sequence TTGGCAGAGCTGCTGACCAATCAGGATTTAGATATTGAATTCCAGCCGATTCTTTCGCTCCGCCATCAGTCTGTTGTTGGAATCGAGGCCTTGGCACGGCCGCGCACCATGGGACTGGTGCAGATGTTCCTGGAAGCGGAAACCACCGGTCGCATGCTGGAACTGGATCGGCTCTGCCGTTTGAAGGCCCTGGAGAGCTACAGCCGTCTACGGTTCGCCGAAGGCTGCCGTCCGCTGCTGTTTCTCAACTTCGAGTCTTCAGTGATCGATCGTGGGGTCCTGGGCTCCGGCTGGCTGCTGGAGAGGGTCAAGGCCTCGGGTCTTGAACCCAGCGACGTCGTGATCGAAGTCAATGAAAGCCGGGTACATGATCTCGAGTCCCTACGAGACTTCGTTGATACTTATCGCCGGCATAGCTTTCTCATTGCACTTGACGATCTTGGAGCAGGTGACAGTAATTTGCCCCGCATCGCCCAGCTGCGTCCCCACATCATCAAACTCGATCGCCATTTGGTGGCCCATGTGGATCGCGACTTCTTTAAGCAAGAAACAATAAAATCCCTGGTTAATCTTAGTCGTAGTATCGGTTGCATGGTCTTGGCCGAAGGGGTTGAAACCCATGCCGAAGTTGACACCTGTGCCTCGTTGGGAGCGGAGCTTTTGCAGGGTTTCTTCTTTGCGAGGGCCAGGAAAGCTGAACAGCTTGATCTTCCTAGCCTGTTGGAGCCCCTTACTCAGGCAACACGTCGACAGCGCATCCATGCCACTGATTCACTCAAGGCCCGCCGCCAGCAGAGTTTAGACCTGCAGCGACTTGCCCAACAAGGGTGCGCAGGCCTGCAGAAGGCGAAGCGGCAGGACTTTGATGCGGCCCTTTGGGAATTGGTGGCCAACAATACCGGCATAGAAGCCGCCTACCTTCTTGATGACCAGGGAATTCAGGTAAGCGAAACTCACATGGCCTCCGATGTCACAGTGCTGCCTAGTGTGCCGTCCCGGAGATCTGCGAGCAAAGTCGCTGGAGCTTCTCCAGGATTGAATCCGCTGTGGCCGTCCAGTTGA
- a CDS encoding type IV pilus twitching motility protein PilT — MAQADSPFPPSPFPPTGTSALPSPFPGPAQPPPPASPGPGLQPPPPPPFAQPVSTPVASVGQEAGGYGSQPATLEDIVRLAHERNHSDVHLGVGEEPRYRARGEMARTGWPVTDAATFQRWLREMLTPAEIDSFQRDKEFDGSFAFPFARVRINVLDSLRGPGMVLRLIPQKIATLEDLHLPPVLKKLSALPKGMILVTGPTGSGKSTTLAAMIDWINRNMTRHIITIEDPVEFVHESRESLIRHREVGQHTKHFHNALRAAMREDPDVILIGEIRDQETLATAIEASQTGHLVFGTLHTNSAVKTVERVLGMYPPQEQDAVRRAVSETLLGVIAQGLIKTTDGKRVAFHDILINTDACKDYIQRGELGEIEDIMNRSSFEGMVTANQSLIKLVEDGRVEGVDALAVSLRPNELAQALRGRT; from the coding sequence ATGGCCCAGGCCGACTCTCCTTTTCCGCCTTCGCCCTTCCCCCCGACCGGAACCTCGGCTCTGCCCTCCCCTTTTCCCGGTCCCGCCCAGCCACCACCCCCTGCTTCGCCTGGTCCGGGGCTGCAACCACCGCCGCCGCCACCATTCGCCCAGCCTGTCTCCACCCCTGTTGCATCGGTTGGACAGGAGGCTGGTGGGTACGGAAGCCAACCGGCCACCCTCGAGGACATCGTGCGCCTGGCCCACGAGCGGAACCATTCAGATGTCCACCTGGGCGTCGGCGAAGAACCGCGCTATCGGGCCCGCGGAGAGATGGCGCGCACCGGTTGGCCGGTCACCGACGCCGCGACGTTCCAACGATGGCTGCGCGAGATGCTGACGCCGGCTGAGATCGATTCCTTTCAGCGGGACAAGGAATTCGATGGAAGTTTTGCTTTCCCCTTTGCGCGAGTCCGCATCAACGTGCTCGATTCGTTGCGGGGGCCGGGGATGGTGTTGCGGTTGATTCCTCAGAAGATCGCGACCCTGGAGGACCTACACCTGCCCCCTGTACTCAAGAAGCTTTCTGCCCTTCCCAAGGGCATGATCCTGGTGACCGGTCCGACTGGCTCCGGTAAGAGCACCACTCTGGCGGCGATGATCGACTGGATCAACCGCAACATGACCCGCCACATCATCACGATTGAAGATCCGGTTGAATTCGTGCATGAAAGTCGAGAGTCCCTAATCCGCCACAGGGAAGTTGGCCAACACACCAAGCACTTTCACAATGCCCTGCGTGCCGCTATGCGGGAAGATCCGGACGTGATCCTGATCGGTGAAATCCGTGACCAGGAAACCCTGGCCACGGCGATCGAAGCGTCCCAGACGGGTCACCTGGTGTTTGGAACTCTGCATACCAACTCTGCTGTGAAGACCGTGGAGCGGGTGCTGGGGATGTATCCCCCTCAGGAGCAGGATGCGGTGCGGCGGGCGGTGTCCGAAACCTTGCTGGGGGTGATCGCCCAGGGCCTGATCAAGACCACGGACGGCAAGAGGGTTGCGTTTCACGATATTTTAATCAACACAGATGCTTGCAAGGATTACATTCAGCGAGGCGAACTCGGCGAGATTGAAGACATCATGAATCGCAGCAGTTTCGAGGGCATGGTAACCGCCAATCAAAGCCTGATCAAGCTGGTAGAAGATGGTCGCGTGGAGGGCGTTGATGCATTGGCCGTCAGCCTCAGGCCAAACGAGCTTGCTCAGGCCCTGCGTGGAAGGACATGA
- a CDS encoding chlorophyll a/b-binding protein: MEASLPGGVESETVIEPVGPEELNAWRRGFTPQAEIWNGRLAMLGLSVGLSVLLIARLAAGH; the protein is encoded by the coding sequence ATGGAGGCTTCCCTTCCGGGCGGGGTTGAGTCTGAGACCGTGATTGAGCCGGTTGGACCGGAGGAGCTCAACGCTTGGCGACGAGGCTTTACGCCCCAGGCGGAAATCTGGAACGGCCGACTGGCGATGCTGGGACTATCCGTTGGGCTCTCGGTTCTTCTGATCGCACGCCTGGCGGCTGGGCATTGA